TCCTGCTCACCCCTGTGCTGATTTGGCTTCTGCTGGACGCACGACTGGGAGAGGCTCTGGCGGTCTTCTTCGTAGCCGGGGTCACCGACGGGCTGGACGGATTCATCGCCCGCGTGTTCCACCAAAAAAGCCGACTGGGGGCCTACCTGGATCCCCTGGCGGACAAGCTCCTCCTGGTCAGTTCCTTCATCCTCCTCGGCCACCTGGACCTGCTTCCCGACTGGCTCGTGATCATCACCGTGAGCCGGGACGCCCTCATCGTGATCGGCGTCCTCACGCTCATGTTTCACCAGGTTCCCGTGGCCATTCACCCGTCGCTCTTGAGCAAGCTCACCACGCTGGTGCAGATCCTGACGGTCATGGCGATTCTCGCCGCCCCCTATTTTTCGCCTCTCCTTTGGGTGACGCAGGGCCTCATTTCCGCTACGGCCGCGTTTTCGGTGGCGAGCGGCCTCCACTACATCGTGTACGGTCTGCGACTCTGGGACGCGGCCCGTAACGGCGACAAGGAGCAGGCTTGAAGCTCGGCGAGGTTCATTTTGCTTGACACCTCGAGAACGAATCCGATATACGGGAGCGAACCTGCGCGTAGGCACGTAGCTCAGCGGGAGAGCGCTACCTTGACGCGGTAGAAGTCGGCGGTTCGATCCCGCCCGTGCCTACCATGTTTTTCAGCAATCCAGGATGAAAGCGCTCCGGTCCTGACACATCCAAAATACTGACGGTTCGCGGGCTCGCGGGTGGATCAACGGATCATCAGGGAGTCGACCCCGATCAATAGTGCACCGACACCGTGAATGAACAGGCATCTCCCGCCGGTGACCAGGGGGGTGCCTTTTTTGTTACATGAAAGACCTTCGACGCGGCGGCCCGGCGGCCCTCGGGCGACAGAGGTTTCAGGCCATGACCACACAACCGGTTGAATCTTTGGAAACAGTTAAGATCGAGTTTCCCGGCGGCGAACGGCGTGATTTTCCCAAGGGTACCACCGTCAAGGAGGTGCTCGCGGCCGCGGGCGGAAAGCCGGACGGCTGGGTGGCCGCCAAGGTGAACGGCCGCCTGGTGGACCTCGCCGCGCCCATAACCGAAGGCGCCATGGTGGAAGCGGTGCGGATCGATTCGCCGGAAGGGCTTGAAATCCTGCGGCACAGCGCGTCTCATGTCATGGCCCAGGCCGTCAAGAAGCTCTTTCCCGAGGCGAAGGTCGCCATCGGGCCGGCGATAGAAAACGGTTTCTACTACGACTTCCAAGTGGACCGGCCCTTCACCACGGAAGATCTGGAAAAGATCGAAGCGGCCATGAAGGAAATCATCCAGGCGCGGATTCCCTTCCGGCGCCGGGAACTTCCCCGGGAAGAGGCGATCCGGCTGTTCGAGCAGCGAAAGGAAACGTACAAGGTGGAGTTGCTGCAGGAACTGGAAGCCCCCACGGTTTCCATCTACGAGCAGGGCGATTTCGTGGATCTTTGCCGGGGACCCCACGTTCCGGACACGGGTTTCATCAAGGCGTACAAGCTCATCTCCGTCGCCGGAGCCTACTGGCGCGGCGACGAACGCAACGTCATGCTCCAGCGCATCTATGGCACGGCGTTTCCGGACGGAAAGGCCCTCAAGAAGTACCTCAACTTCCTCGAGGAAGCCCAGCGGCGCGATCACCGACGCTTGGGACGCGAACTGGACCTGTTCAGCTTCTCCGACGAAGTCGGGGCCGGCATGGTCATCTACCATCCCAAGGGGGCGCTGCTCCGTCACATTCTGGAAGCCTTCGAAAAGCGGGAACACCTGAAGCGGGGCTATCAGATGGTGATCGGCCCCACGCTCCTCAAGACGGAACTCTGGAAGCGTTCCGGCCATTTCGACAATTACCGGGAAAACATGTATTTCACGGAAATCGACAACCAGTCCTACGGCATCAAGCCCATGAACTGCCTGGCTCACATGCTCATTTACAAGTCGAAGGTGAGGAGTTATCGGGATCTGCCGATTCGTTACTTCGAGCTGGGCACGGTGCATCGCCACGAAAAGTCCGGGGTGCTCCACGGTCTGCTTCGCGTCCGTCAGTTCACCCAGGACGATGCCCACATTCTGTGCATGCCGGAACAGCTGAACGCGGAAATTCAAGCGATCATCGATTTCGTTATCGAGGTGATGGACCTTTTCGGCTTTTCATACGAAATGGAAGTGAGCACACGGCCCGAGAAGTCTATTGGAACGGAAGAGGACTGGGAGCGGGCCACCAGGGCCCTCATCGGAGCGCTGGAAGGGAAGGGGCTTCCCTACACGATCTGCCACGGTGAAGGGGCGTTCTACGGGCCCAAGATCGACGTGAAACTCAAAGACGCCCTGGAACGGCGATGGCAGTGCGCGACCATCCAGTGCGACTTCACGCTTCCCGAACGCTTCGATCTCACATATGTGGGCGCCGACGGGGAACGGCACCGGCCCGTGATGCTGCACCGGGTGATCCTGGGGGCGCTGGAACGGTTCATCGGTGTTCTCATCGAGCACTACGCGGGAGCCTTTCCGTCTTGGCTGGCTCCAGTCCAAGCGGTGGTGGTGACGGTCACGGACCGCCAGCTGGAATTTGCCCGGAACGTCCACGCGGAACTTCGCGCGCTGGGCGTCCGCGTGGAACTGGACGAACGAAACGAAAAGCTGGGCTTCAAAATTCGCGAAGCCCAGATGCAGAAGATCCCCTACATGCTCGTCGTCGGCGACCAGGAAGTGGAGGCCGGCGGCGTGCGGCCGCGGCGCCGCGATGGGAAGAGCCTGGACATCACGACTCCGCGGGAGTTTGCCGAACTCCTGGAACAGGAATGCCGTGAGGCGACGGGCGGGCGGGTCGGTCTGGGGATGATCTGAAGCGGCATGGACCTGAAACGGTGACACTCGATACGAGGAGGATGGGACTCTGAGCAAGCAGCAGGAAAACGTGAATGAGAAGATCCGGGCGCTCCAGGTCCGAGTGATCGGTTCGGACGGGAGCCAGCTGGGCATCTTGCCGATCAAGCAGGCCTTGGAAATCGCCCGCGAGGAAGGGCTGGATCTCGTGGAAGTCGCCCCTAACGCGGAGCCCCCGGTCTGCAAGGTCATGGACTATGGCAAATACAAGTACCAGCAGAGCAAACGAAGCCAGGAAGCCAAGAAGAAGCAGACTGTCATCCAGGTGAAGGAAGTCAAGCTCCGCCCGAAGACCGACGAGCACGACGTGCAGGTCAAGCTTAGCTACATCCGGCGTTTCCTGGCGCAAAAGGACAAGGCCAAGGTCACCGTGCTCTTCCGCGGGCGCGAGATCGCCTACATCGATCGGGGAAGGATGGTGCTCGACCGCATACTCCAGGAGCTTCAGGATGAAGTGGTAGTGGAACTTCCTCCCAAGATGGAAGGGCGGAACCTGGTGATGATCCTGGCGCCGAAGGGCTGAGAGGCTGTCTGAGAATATTTTTCACCCTTGTGCAGAACCTCCAGCTTCGATTCCCATGAGGCCGTTCTCAAGCAAGAAATTGGGAACGAGGGTAAAAGTTAACGAGGGTGAAAAGTCCCCCTCTCCCTTGATGGGAGAGGGTTGGGGTGAGGGTGAGAAAATTAACGTACGTCAATCAGTTACATCCCCCTCCCCTTAATCCCCTCCCACAAGGGGAGGGGAAATAGAATTTCCACCTTGTTCCCAAGCTCCAGCCGGGACCTGCGCTGGCGCAACCGCGTGCTTGGCTTTGGGGAAATAGAATTTCCACCTTGTTCCCAAGCTCCAGCTTGGGAACACAACTGTGCAGAAGCTCCAGCTTCGATTCCCATGAGGCCGTTCTCAAGCAAGAGATTGGGAACGAGTGGAAGGAACCTCATCAAGACCGACTTTCATGAGCTTGTTTTGGGACAGGCCCTAAGGCCCCGCCTGGAAAAAAGCTTGACACCACCCGGGAACCCCAATAAATTGGCGGCTTCGACCGCGCCCGCACCACGGGACCGTCGCTGAAGTTCCCGTGATTTTCGGCTCAGCCCGCAGACCTCGGGTCGAGGGATGGGCCCGTTCGTGTTCCCGGCGAATGCCGGGATAACTGGAGCCTGGAAGGATTTGGAGGATTCGATGCCCAAACTCAAGACCAATCGCGGAGCGGCCAAGCGGTTTCGCGTGACCGGCAGCGGGAAGTTCGCCCGCGCGCGGGCCAACAAGAGTCACATCCTGACGAAGAAGACCCGCCAACGCAAACGCCGGTTGCGCCGGTCCACGCTGGTCGATGCGGCGAACGTGACGGCCGTCCGCCGGATGCTGCCGTACCTGTAAAACGAATCGGGGCGGGAAGCAGCCCCTGAGGGAGGAGAAGGTTCCATGCCACGAGTCAAGAAGGCGGTCAAATCCCGCCGGCGTCGCAAAAAAGTCCTCGACATGGCCAAAGGATACCGCGGCGGGCGCGGCAAGCTCCTTCGGACCGCCAAGGAAACGGTGGAACGCGGCTTGCAATTCGCCTACCGCGATCGGCGGGCCAAGAAGAGGGATTTCCGGAGCCTGTGGATCGTTCGGATCAACGCCGCCGCCCGGATGCACGGGATGAGTTATTCGCAGTTCATGAACGGCCTGAAGAAGGCCGACGTGGCTATCGACCGGAAGGTTCTGGCGGGGCTCGCGGTGTCCGATCCCGAAGCCTTCGCCCGGCTCGCCCGGATCGCCAAGGAAGCGGCTTGACCATGGAACAGGCGGTTCGCGATCTTCTTCGGAAAGCCTCCGAAGCGGTTGAATCCGCGGGCGGCGATGTCAGACGCCTCGACGGCCTGCGCGTAGCCTACCTCGGTCGGAAGGGTGAACTGACCCGCCTTTTCAAACAACTGGCACAGGCCGCCCCGGAAGATCGGCCGAGGCTGGGCAAGGTGCTCAACGAAGCGAAGGAGCACCTGGAAGGCATCCTGAACCAGGCGCTTCAGCGGGCCAAGGCCGCCGAAGCCGGATCCGCCGACCGTATCGACGTGACCCTTCCCGGGCGGCGGCCGCTCCGCGGGCACCTTCACCCCATCACCCAGGTCACCCTGGAAATCGAATCCATCTTTCACCGGCTGGGTTTTGAAACCGTTGAAGGCCCGGAAGTCGAACTGGACTATTACAATTTCGAGGCCTTGAACATCCCGAGGGATCACCCGGCGCGGGACATGCAAGACACCTTCTATGTGTCCGAAGACGTGGTGCTCAGGACGCACACGTCTCCCATCCAGGTCCGGACCATGGAGAAGCGGCGTCCTCCCATCCGCGTCATTGCGCCGGGCAAGGCCTACCGGTGCGATTCGGACGTGACCCACACGCCCATGTTCCACCAGGTGGAAGGCCTGATGGTGGGTGAGAACATTTCCTTCGGAGATCTCAAGGGAATCCTCACCGTTTTCGTGCAGCAGATGTTCGGCCCCCATGTGGGGCTCCGCTTTCGCCCCAGTTTCTTTCCATTCACCGAACCCAGCGCCGAAGTGGACATTCAGTGCGTCATGTGCCGGGGCAGCGGCTGCCGCGTGTGTTCGCAGAGCGGTTGGCTGGAGATTCTGGGTTCCGGCATGGTCGATCCGGAGGTCTTCAGGATGGTGGGCTACGATCCTGAACAGATCACGGGGTTCGCCTTTGGGATGGGCATTGAACGCATCGCCATGTTGAAATTCGGAATCGACGACCTCCGTCTCTTCTTCGAAAACGACCTGAGGTTTCTCAGCCAGTTTTGAGCCGCCCGGGGAACCTCGCGGAGCGGCTGCCATCACTTCATTCAGCCATTGAAGAGGCGCAAAGGACGTGGATGCTTGGGTCGTTGTCCACGGCCTTTGCGTCTCATCGGTTAAGGGCCATGCGGAAAGGAAGCTCCCGATGATTGTCAGCTTGAATTGGCTTCGCGACTATGTGGACTGTCCGCTGTCCGCCGGCGAACTGGCGACGGCGCTGACCATGGCGGGCCTGGAAGTGGAAGGCATTCACCGGCGTTACGAAACCCTGAAGTACGTGGTCACGGCTCGCATCGCACGGATCGAAAGGCATCCCCGGGCCGATCGGCTGCTGCTCTGCCAGGTCTCGGACGGTTCGAGGGAGTACCGGGTGGTCTGCGGCGCCCCCAATCTATCCGAAGGCGCCGTGGTGCCGTTGGCCCTTCCTGGGGCGGAACTTCCTTCA
This is a stretch of genomic DNA from Desulfoglaeba alkanexedens ALDC. It encodes these proteins:
- a CDS encoding CDP-alcohol phosphatidyltransferase family protein codes for the protein MTIPNLITLIRILLTPVLIWLLLDARLGEALAVFFVAGVTDGLDGFIARVFHQKSRLGAYLDPLADKLLLVSSFILLGHLDLLPDWLVIITVSRDALIVIGVLTLMFHQVPVAIHPSLLSKLTTLVQILTVMAILAAPYFSPLLWVTQGLISATAAFSVASGLHYIVYGLRLWDAARNGDKEQA
- the thrS gene encoding threonine--tRNA ligase, giving the protein METVKIEFPGGERRDFPKGTTVKEVLAAAGGKPDGWVAAKVNGRLVDLAAPITEGAMVEAVRIDSPEGLEILRHSASHVMAQAVKKLFPEAKVAIGPAIENGFYYDFQVDRPFTTEDLEKIEAAMKEIIQARIPFRRRELPREEAIRLFEQRKETYKVELLQELEAPTVSIYEQGDFVDLCRGPHVPDTGFIKAYKLISVAGAYWRGDERNVMLQRIYGTAFPDGKALKKYLNFLEEAQRRDHRRLGRELDLFSFSDEVGAGMVIYHPKGALLRHILEAFEKREHLKRGYQMVIGPTLLKTELWKRSGHFDNYRENMYFTEIDNQSYGIKPMNCLAHMLIYKSKVRSYRDLPIRYFELGTVHRHEKSGVLHGLLRVRQFTQDDAHILCMPEQLNAEIQAIIDFVIEVMDLFGFSYEMEVSTRPEKSIGTEEDWERATRALIGALEGKGLPYTICHGEGAFYGPKIDVKLKDALERRWQCATIQCDFTLPERFDLTYVGADGERHRPVMLHRVILGALERFIGVLIEHYAGAFPSWLAPVQAVVVTVTDRQLEFARNVHAELRALGVRVELDERNEKLGFKIREAQMQKIPYMLVVGDQEVEAGGVRPRRRDGKSLDITTPREFAELLEQECREATGGRVGLGMI
- the infC gene encoding translation initiation factor IF-3, which codes for MSKQQENVNEKIRALQVRVIGSDGSQLGILPIKQALEIAREEGLDLVEVAPNAEPPVCKVMDYGKYKYQQSKRSQEAKKKQTVIQVKEVKLRPKTDEHDVQVKLSYIRRFLAQKDKAKVTVLFRGREIAYIDRGRMVLDRILQELQDEVVVELPPKMEGRNLVMILAPKG
- the rpmI gene encoding 50S ribosomal protein L35 codes for the protein MPKLKTNRGAAKRFRVTGSGKFARARANKSHILTKKTRQRKRRLRRSTLVDAANVTAVRRMLPYL
- the rplT gene encoding 50S ribosomal protein L20 — translated: MPRVKKAVKSRRRRKKVLDMAKGYRGGRGKLLRTAKETVERGLQFAYRDRRAKKRDFRSLWIVRINAAARMHGMSYSQFMNGLKKADVAIDRKVLAGLAVSDPEAFARLARIAKEAA
- the pheS gene encoding phenylalanine--tRNA ligase subunit alpha codes for the protein MEQAVRDLLRKASEAVESAGGDVRRLDGLRVAYLGRKGELTRLFKQLAQAAPEDRPRLGKVLNEAKEHLEGILNQALQRAKAAEAGSADRIDVTLPGRRPLRGHLHPITQVTLEIESIFHRLGFETVEGPEVELDYYNFEALNIPRDHPARDMQDTFYVSEDVVLRTHTSPIQVRTMEKRRPPIRVIAPGKAYRCDSDVTHTPMFHQVEGLMVGENISFGDLKGILTVFVQQMFGPHVGLRFRPSFFPFTEPSAEVDIQCVMCRGSGCRVCSQSGWLEILGSGMVDPEVFRMVGYDPEQITGFAFGMGIERIAMLKFGIDDLRLFFENDLRFLSQF